CGATCGTGGCGAAGTTGTCGTCGCCGAGGATCATCTTCGAGGCTTCCTTGGTCACCTCCGTGCCGGTGATACCCATGGCGACGCCGATGTCGGCGGACTTCAGCGCCGGGGCGTCGTTGACGCCGTCGCCGGTCATGGCCACCACCTGCTGGTCGGCCTGCAGGGCGTCGACGATCTGCAGCTTGTGCTGCGGGGCCACGCGCGCGTAGACCGACGTGGTCCGGGTGACCTCACGCAGCTCCTCCGCGGAGAGCTCGTCGAGCTCGGTGCCAGAGACCGCGCGGTCGGCGGGCCGGGCGATGCCGAGATCGGCGGCGATGCGGGCGGCGGTGGTGGGGTGGTCGCCGGTGATCATCATGACCCGCACGCCGGCCCGGTGTGCCTCGGCGACGGCGTCGGCCACCTCGGCGCGCGGGGGGTCGATGATCCCCACGACCCCGACGTAGACCAGCTCCTGCTCGTCCGCCTCGTCCAGGCCGTCGCGTACGGCGGCCTCGTCCAGCCGGCGGTAGGCCACCCCGAGGGTGCGGAACGCCTCGGCGGAGAGCCGCTCGACGTCGTCAAGCGCTCGCGCGCGGCGTGTCCCGTCCAGCGGCACGACGTCGTCGCCCACCTGCACGGCGGCGCAGCGCCGGAGGAGGACGTCGGGCGCACCCTTGGTCACCACGGTCAGCGCGCCGTCGGGCGCGCCCCGCCCGACGAACGCGGACATCATCTTGCGCTCGGAGGTGAAGGGCACCTCGCCGTGGCGTTCGAACTCCCCGGCGCGTTCCACTGTGCCGTCGAGCTTGTGCGCGGCGACCAGGAACGCGGCCTCGGTGGGGTCGCCCTGGATCTTCCACTCGCCGTCGTGCTCACGCAGCTGGGCGTCGTTGGCCAGCAAGCCGCCGCCCAGGACCAGGCGGACCTCGTGGACGAGCGCGGGGTCGATGAGCTCGTGGCCGTCGTGCCGCGCCTCGCCCGCCGGCCGGTAGCCCACCCCGGTGAGCTCGACCTCCCCGGAGGCGGTGACGACGCGTTGGATGGTCATCTCGTTCTTCGTCAGGGTGCCGGTCTTGTCCGAGGCGATAACGGTCGCCGAGCCCAGCGTCTCCACCGAGTGCAGCTTCTTCACGACGGCGTTGCGCCTGGCCATCTGCTGCACGCCGATGGCCAGGACCACAGAGAGGATCGCCGGCAGACCCTCAGGCACGGCAGCGACGGCGAGGGAGACACCCAGCAGCAGCACGGTGACGAACTCGCTCAGGGAGGAGACGTCGTTGACGATCGCCGTGACCACCATGACGACCACGGCGATGACGATCACGCTGACGCCGAGGAGCTTGCTGACCGCGGCGATCTCCTTCTGCAGCGGCGACACGCTCTCCTGGGTCTCGTCGAGCATCGTGGCGATGGCGCCCATCTCGGTGCCCATGCCGGTGGCGGTGACGACGGCGCGTCCCACGCCCTGCGCCACGGCGGTGCCCTTGTAGACCATGTCCAGCCGGTCACCGAGCGGCGCCGGCTCGGCGAGGGTGGCGGGGTCCTTGAGGACCGCCTCGCTCTCGCCTGTGAGGGAGGCCTCGGAGACACGCAGGGCGTTGGCGGTGATCAGCCGCGCATCCGCACCGACGGCGTCGCCCTCGCTGAGGGCAAGGATGTCGCCGCGAACCAGCTCGGCGGCGGGCACGGTGCGCAGCTCGCCGTCGCGCAGCACCGTGGCGCCCGCGGCGGTCATGGACTGCAGGGCGGCGACGGCGTTCTCCGCTCGGCTTTCCTGAACGAAGCCGAGGACGGCGTTGAGCGCGACGACGGCGGCGATGACGATCGCGTCGATCGGCAGGCCGGCGGCGCCCTCGGCGCCCCACGCGACCAGCGAGATGACCACGGCGACGAGCAAGAGGTAGATCAACGGGTCCTGGAACTGGGCGAGGACCTTTCGCCACAGCGAAACGGGTGGCTTGCCGCGCAGCTCGTTGGGGCCGTCGCCCGCCAGCCGGCGGGCGGCCTCGGCCGTGCTCAGGCCGGTGGTGGGGTCGGTGCCCAGGTCACGCGTGACGTCGGCAGCGTCCCGCAGCGCGGGGTCGGGTGTCCCGGCCGCGAGGGAACCCGACCCGGTGGACCTCCTGCCGTCAAAGTTTGATGCATCCACCTATTCATCGTCGCGCCATCGGTCGGCATTTGCCAGCCCCGGACGTCCCGGGGCGTGCGGTGGGAGGGCTCACAGGGCCGGTCGAGTTCCGGAGGGCGTCGGATAGCCTGCCTCGGTGCCGATCCTCTTCCTCTGCGCTCCGGCGTCGTCCGCCGAGCGGACCCACGGACCGGCCATCTCGGCGGTGCGGCCCCGGTGAGCGTGCTGTCCGACCTGCGAGCGGTTGCCGTCCACCGCGACTTCCGCAAGCTCTTCACCGTCCGGCTGGTGTCCCAGTGCGGGGACGGCATGTTCCAGATCGGGCTGGCCACCCTGTTCTTCTTCAACCCGGCGAACATGGCGACCGCCACCAGCGTGGCCGCCGCGTTCGCCGTCCTGCTGCTGCCGTTCACCGTGGTGGGCCCGTTCGCGGGGCCGCTGCTGGACCGTTGGCGGCGGCGGCAGGTGCTGTTCCTCGGCAACGCCCTGCGCGTGGTGCTCGGCCTGGTGCTCGCTGTGCTGATGGCCACCGTCGGCGTCGGGCTGCCGGTGTACGTCCTCGCCCTGGTGACCCTGGGCGTGAATCGGTTCCTGCTCTCGGCGCTGTCGGCCGGCCTGCCGCGGGTGGTGCCCGGCGACCTGCTGCTCATCGCCAACACTCTCACCCCCACCCTCGGCGGCGTCTCCGCCGTGGTGGGTGCGGCCGTGGGGTTCCTCATCAACATGGTGATGCCGGCGGGATCCCTCAAGGACGGCGTGGTGCTGGCGGTGGCCGCCCTGCTCTTCGGCGCCGCCTCGTTGCTCGCACTCCGGCTGGGACCGGACCAGCTCGGGCCCGACCGGCGCTCCGGTGCGGCAGAGCTGCGGCGGGATCTGCGCGCGACGGTCGGCGACATGGTCGACGGCGCCCGCTACCTCGTCGCGCGCCGCACCCCGGGGATGGCCCTCGGCGTCATGGCCGTCCACCGCTTCCTCTACGGCGTCAACTTCATCGCCCTGCTGCTCATCTCCCGCAACCTGCTCTCCGACCCTGCCGACGCCGACACGGGACTGAAGACCTTCGGGCTGCTCACCGCGATCTCCTTCGCCGGCAACGGGCTGGCGATCGTGCTGACCCCGGTCGCGCACGAGCGCATGCGCCCGTCGGTCTGGATCGTCACCTGCTTGGGGATCGCCGCGCTGAGCCAGACGCTGCTGGCGCTCTCCCCTGCCCGGGCGGTGATCATGGCGGCCGCGGTGCTCATGGGGCTGGGCGTGCAGGGCGCGAAGATCGCGGTGGACACCATCGTCCAGCGCGACACCGACGACTCCTACCGCGGGCGCGCGTTCTCGCTCTACGACGTCCTCTACAACGCCGCCTTCGTGGCGGCGGCCGCGCTGGCCGCTGTCGCCCTGCCGGACACCGGGTGGTCGCGAACGACGTTCGCAGTGCTCACCCTGGTGTACGTGGCGGTGGCGCTGGCCTACCGGGGTGGGACCCGGCGGGTGGACGACCTTCCGGTGCCCGTGCTGGGCAGCGAACGGAGCTGACGCACGGCGCATCGCGACCGGCGTGCTGGCGGCTGGCGGCTGGCGGCCGGCGGCTGGCGGACCCCGCCAGGCTGACCCGCGC
This window of the Georgenia yuyongxinii genome carries:
- a CDS encoding cation-translocating P-type ATPase — protein: MDASNFDGRRSTGSGSLAAGTPDPALRDAADVTRDLGTDPTTGLSTAEAARRLAGDGPNELRGKPPVSLWRKVLAQFQDPLIYLLLVAVVISLVAWGAEGAAGLPIDAIVIAAVVALNAVLGFVQESRAENAVAALQSMTAAGATVLRDGELRTVPAAELVRGDILALSEGDAVGADARLITANALRVSEASLTGESEAVLKDPATLAEPAPLGDRLDMVYKGTAVAQGVGRAVVTATGMGTEMGAIATMLDETQESVSPLQKEIAAVSKLLGVSVIVIAVVVMVVTAIVNDVSSLSEFVTVLLLGVSLAVAAVPEGLPAILSVVLAIGVQQMARRNAVVKKLHSVETLGSATVIASDKTGTLTKNEMTIQRVVTASGEVELTGVGYRPAGEARHDGHELIDPALVHEVRLVLGGGLLANDAQLREHDGEWKIQGDPTEAAFLVAAHKLDGTVERAGEFERHGEVPFTSERKMMSAFVGRGAPDGALTVVTKGAPDVLLRRCAAVQVGDDVVPLDGTRRARALDDVERLSAEAFRTLGVAYRRLDEAAVRDGLDEADEQELVYVGVVGIIDPPRAEVADAVAEAHRAGVRVMMITGDHPTTAARIAADLGIARPADRAVSGTELDELSAEELREVTRTTSVYARVAPQHKLQIVDALQADQQVVAMTGDGVNDAPALKSADIGVAMGITGTEVTKEASKMILGDDNFATIVEAVRQGRVIFDNIKKFLRYLLSSNMGEVFTVFFGVVLAGVIGLAGASDEAVVVPLLATQILWINLVTDSGPALAMGVDPEIDDVMARRPRQLSDRIIDRRMWTGILSIGLVMAAATLLTIDIFLPGGLVEGSDSLEVARTAGFTTLVFAQLFNAFNSRSETTSAFHRLFVNKWLWAAVALAALLQVAIVEVPFLQTAFGTASLDLAHWGVSVLTASAVLWFDELRKLVWRARLRGEPDAA
- a CDS encoding MFS transporter; this encodes MSVLSDLRAVAVHRDFRKLFTVRLVSQCGDGMFQIGLATLFFFNPANMATATSVAAAFAVLLLPFTVVGPFAGPLLDRWRRRQVLFLGNALRVVLGLVLAVLMATVGVGLPVYVLALVTLGVNRFLLSALSAGLPRVVPGDLLLIANTLTPTLGGVSAVVGAAVGFLINMVMPAGSLKDGVVLAVAALLFGAASLLALRLGPDQLGPDRRSGAAELRRDLRATVGDMVDGARYLVARRTPGMALGVMAVHRFLYGVNFIALLLISRNLLSDPADADTGLKTFGLLTAISFAGNGLAIVLTPVAHERMRPSVWIVTCLGIAALSQTLLALSPARAVIMAAAVLMGLGVQGAKIAVDTIVQRDTDDSYRGRAFSLYDVLYNAAFVAAAALAAVALPDTGWSRTTFAVLTLVYVAVALAYRGGTRRVDDLPVPVLGSERS